In Calothrix sp. PCC 7507, one DNA window encodes the following:
- a CDS encoding outer membrane beta-barrel protein, producing MRVYPIALCSLATLLTWDLHHSVAASPTPEVLIEENLVAPTEAGSQKPISAIAAPEVISETSWGSAVVAQVPGSPVQPINPTDFPPADTSQQIDPQDVENELGEIKIIPSRPVQQPPQRRQPDVQLLLRSSAFTSSNITGLEIPQTSDTLFINSATLLATPKLGEDTRLIAAAGGGLVRYGDKGDFNYNYLNFNVGVQQRLTKEMYGQLGWYQERLYRDGSGDRLLLDDSVRLSVGRQDQLNSRLRLDSFYELRASFAAPSDQNRVANTLGARLRYDITPKLQGALDYRLTFKDFTQQDRFDTQNQLGLEAIYNINPDLFIGGSASYLFGSSSDATVDLSNFSVGVSIGLNVPLF from the coding sequence ATGCGTGTATATCCTATTGCGCTTTGTTCTCTAGCTACCTTGTTAACTTGGGACTTACACCACAGTGTAGCTGCTAGTCCCACCCCAGAAGTTTTAATAGAAGAAAATTTAGTAGCTCCCACAGAAGCAGGTTCCCAAAAACCAATTTCAGCCATAGCAGCACCAGAAGTAATTTCCGAGACATCCTGGGGGAGTGCAGTTGTGGCTCAAGTACCCGGTTCTCCAGTTCAACCAATTAATCCCACAGATTTTCCCCCAGCCGACACAAGTCAACAAATTGATCCTCAAGATGTGGAAAATGAATTGGGTGAGATTAAAATTATCCCTTCCCGTCCAGTGCAACAACCACCCCAGCGCCGTCAGCCAGATGTGCAGCTATTGTTGCGTTCCTCAGCTTTTACAAGTTCTAATATTACGGGTTTAGAAATTCCTCAAACCAGTGATACCTTATTTATTAATAGTGCCACCTTATTAGCCACACCCAAACTAGGAGAAGACACGCGGTTGATAGCTGCTGCGGGTGGGGGTTTGGTGAGGTATGGCGACAAAGGAGATTTTAATTATAACTACCTCAACTTTAATGTTGGTGTCCAGCAGCGACTGACAAAAGAAATGTATGGTCAACTGGGGTGGTATCAGGAAAGACTTTATCGAGATGGCAGTGGCGATCGCTTATTATTAGATGATTCCGTACGCTTAAGTGTAGGACGACAGGATCAATTAAACTCCCGTCTCCGGTTAGATTCATTCTACGAACTGCGCGCCAGCTTTGCTGCACCCAGCGACCAAAATCGCGTCGCCAACACCTTAGGAGCGCGGTTGCGTTATGACATCACACCCAAATTGCAAGGCGCATTAGATTATCGCCTAACTTTTAAAGACTTCACCCAACAAGATAGATTTGATACACAAAATCAATTAGGTTTAGAAGCAATTTATAACATTAATCCAGATTTATTCATTGGTGGTTCAGCATCTTACCTCTTTGGCTCCTCCTCCGATGCCACAGTAGACTTAAGTAATTTTTCTGTTGGTGTGAGTATAGGATTAAACGTGCCCTTATTTTAA
- the trpC gene encoding indole-3-glycerol phosphate synthase TrpC — protein MVYPVTNTNTYLQPILKEIIWHKKQEVAQLHREMSLASLQRQLTASPTVRDFFTALQQSPYRPSLIAEIKKASPIHGIIRTDFDPIAIAKAYERGGATCISVLTEATFFQGSFDHLRAIRHRVPLPLLCKDFIIDPCQIYLARTSGADAVLLIAAILSDRELQDFVRVIHYLGMNALVEVHTLAELDRALRLDDLRLVAINNLNLADFTVDIETTQQLLAARLTQLQNLGAIVVSESGLYTPADLSLMAEFGANAVLIGDSLLKQQNVELAVRRLLRRDTPTSGEFGKRI, from the coding sequence ATGGTTTACCCAGTTACGAACACCAATACTTATCTGCAACCTATTCTCAAAGAGATTATTTGGCATAAAAAGCAAGAAGTAGCACAATTGCATCGAGAGATGTCTTTAGCTTCTTTGCAACGCCAATTAACTGCATCTCCTACAGTGAGAGACTTCTTCACTGCTTTGCAGCAGAGTCCTTACCGGCCTAGCTTAATTGCAGAAATCAAGAAAGCATCACCAATTCATGGCATTATTCGGACAGACTTTGACCCAATAGCGATCGCCAAAGCTTACGAACGTGGTGGAGCAACTTGTATATCCGTCCTTACAGAAGCGACGTTCTTTCAGGGAAGTTTCGATCATCTGCGTGCAATCCGCCACAGAGTACCATTACCTCTACTGTGCAAAGATTTCATCATTGACCCCTGTCAAATTTATTTAGCAAGAACATCAGGTGCAGATGCAGTACTATTGATTGCAGCCATTCTATCTGATCGGGAACTCCAGGACTTTGTGCGGGTAATTCACTACTTGGGGATGAATGCCCTAGTAGAAGTGCATACCCTAGCCGAACTAGATCGCGCACTCAGGCTTGACGATCTCCGCTTAGTTGCAATTAATAACTTGAACTTAGCAGATTTCACCGTAGATATCGAAACCACCCAACAACTGCTAGCAGCAAGGCTGACGCAATTACAAAACCTAGGTGCGATCGTTGTCAGTGAATCGGGATTGTATACACCTGCTGATTTATCTTTGATGGCTGAGTTTGGTGCAAATGCGGTTCTGATTGGAGATTCTTTACTGAAACAGCAAAACGTCGAACTGGCTGTGCGTCGTCTCCTGAGACGTGATACTCCTACCTCTGGAGAGTTTGGGAAGAGAATTTAA
- a CDS encoding FecR domain-containing protein: MEQRFRSLFQRIIVGSILTVSWITPALAQQDSLTRAEVYKLLNQVQLLLRDKPPRLAKKADVLVPLDELQTKTRSQAELLFNEGSLSRIGSSTTFRFKPGLRRFELPGGGSKAETIFELRNGTALILTPSGSTGTTIETPQSRIDVIASLPPDQKVLPPNNTNGAVAVAYNSITKTGQVFNLTNLPVKVSNLDGTQFQFLKAGETVTITNGVIGPVQNFDLQKFYQTSQLAAGLGPGQETLVSQEPANVQLVLNKVRKETLAGLETQRLWIEGLCNLNDRGGASTLSTNCITTNSDDPIRSFEDHRNVVTPPRREEPQPQPTTQAQPQQQTQPQTPTGTVVLPQQPN; encoded by the coding sequence ATGGAGCAGAGATTCCGCTCATTATTTCAAAGGATAATTGTTGGTAGTATCCTCACAGTATCTTGGATAACTCCAGCCTTAGCACAGCAAGATTCACTGACACGTGCAGAAGTTTACAAGCTATTGAATCAAGTGCAACTGCTGCTGAGAGATAAGCCGCCACGCCTTGCTAAAAAAGCAGATGTGTTAGTTCCCCTAGATGAACTACAGACAAAAACGCGATCGCAAGCCGAACTATTATTTAATGAAGGTTCTCTGTCCCGAATTGGCTCTAGCACCACCTTTCGTTTTAAGCCTGGATTGCGTCGCTTTGAACTACCAGGTGGCGGTTCTAAAGCAGAAACCATCTTTGAACTGAGAAATGGCACCGCTTTAATTCTCACACCATCAGGTAGCACGGGAACTACAATTGAAACCCCCCAAAGCCGCATTGACGTAATCGCCTCCCTCCCTCCAGATCAAAAAGTATTACCACCAAATAACACAAATGGCGCTGTGGCTGTTGCATATAACAGCATCACCAAGACAGGACAAGTCTTTAATTTAACTAATTTGCCCGTAAAAGTATCGAATCTTGACGGCACCCAATTTCAATTTTTGAAAGCAGGTGAAACAGTAACAATCACCAACGGAGTGATAGGGCCAGTACAGAACTTTGACCTGCAAAAATTTTATCAAACAAGTCAACTCGCAGCTGGGTTAGGGCCAGGACAAGAAACACTAGTATCTCAAGAACCCGCCAATGTGCAGTTAGTTCTGAATAAGGTGAGAAAGGAAACACTCGCAGGATTAGAAACTCAAAGATTATGGATTGAAGGACTGTGTAATCTCAATGATCGGGGTGGAGCTAGTACACTATCAACTAACTGTATCACCACTAACTCTGATGACCCAATCCGGAGTTTTGAAGACCACCGTAATGTTGTGACTCCACCCAGAAGAGAAGAACCGCAACCACAACCAACAACGCAAGCACAGCCACAGCAACAAACACAGCCACAAACACCGACTGGGACAGTTGTTTTACCACAACAACCTAATTAA
- a CDS encoding HetP family heterocyst commitment protein, producing the protein MTQKITGFNTQMGKKISTEQIEQIVKAIISGKYSWACVLILRFAGYNPIDYIPYRTYIRLLKNNYLGDRSKPNQSDSETLKVLEIKSNLIRL; encoded by the coding sequence ATGACTCAAAAAATCACTGGTTTTAACACTCAGATGGGTAAAAAAATTAGTACTGAACAAATAGAACAGATTGTGAAAGCGATTATATCGGGTAAATATTCCTGGGCATGTGTTTTAATTCTGCGCTTTGCTGGCTATAACCCTATAGATTATATACCTTACCGTACTTATATCAGATTGCTGAAAAACAACTACCTGGGTGATAGATCCAAACCCAATCAAAGCGATAGTGAGACTTTAAAAGTTTTGGAGATAAAATCTAACTTAATTCGGTTGTGA